From Micromonospora sp. NBC_01699, a single genomic window includes:
- a CDS encoding polyribonucleotide nucleotidyltransferase, whose protein sequence is MTEQNILGTEHSKAVIDNGAFGTREITFSTGRLARQAAGSVIAQLGETVVLSTTTAGKQPKEQFDFFPLTVDVEERMYAAGRIPGSFFRREGRPSEDAILTCRLIDRPLRPSFVKGLRNEVQVVETVLALDPQHPYDVVAINAASMSTKLSGLPFSGPIGATRMAHVDGQWVAFPTHEELGRATFDMVVAGRTLPDGDVAIMMVEAEATEHTVALVAGGATAPTEEVVASGLEAAKPAIRELCRAQSELADVAAKPVAEFPIFLDYQDDVFEAVATAARSEVAEALKIAGKAEREEALDRIKERVREQLAADYEGREREVGAAFRSLTKSEVRTRVLREQIRIDGRGPRDIRPLTAEIQVLPRVHGSALFERGETQILGVTTLNMLRMEQALDTLSPEKHKRYMHNYNFPPYSTGETGRVGAPKRREIGHGALAERALIPVLPAREEFPYAIRQVSEALGSNGSTSMGSVCASTLALLSAGVPLKAPVAGIAMGLISDEVDGKTQYVTLTDILGAEDAFGDMDFKVAGTPEFVTALQLDTKLDGIPSDVLAAALQQAHEARTTILGVMQQAIEGPATMSDYAPRVTTVKIPVDKIGMVIGPKGQTINAIQDETGAEISIEDDGTIYVGATNGPSAEAAVERINAIANPTLPKVGDKFLGTVVKTAPFGAFVSLLPGRDGLLHISKVGDGKRVERVEDFLNVGDRVEVSIADIDARGKIYLDKVRPEGEEAPADADGADRPASRGGDRGPRDRGDRDRGDRGPSRGDGEGGGEGGGGERRRRDRRS, encoded by the coding sequence ATGACCGAGCAGAACATTCTCGGCACCGAGCACAGCAAGGCCGTGATCGACAACGGTGCGTTCGGCACCCGTGAGATCACCTTCTCCACCGGCCGGCTGGCCCGCCAGGCCGCCGGCTCCGTCATCGCCCAACTCGGCGAGACGGTGGTCCTCTCCACGACCACCGCGGGCAAGCAGCCCAAGGAGCAGTTCGACTTCTTCCCGCTCACCGTCGACGTCGAGGAGCGGATGTACGCCGCGGGCCGGATCCCCGGCTCGTTCTTCCGCCGCGAGGGGCGCCCGAGCGAGGACGCGATCCTCACCTGCCGCCTGATCGACCGGCCGCTGCGCCCGTCCTTCGTCAAGGGCCTGCGCAACGAGGTCCAGGTCGTCGAGACCGTGCTCGCGCTCGACCCGCAGCACCCGTACGACGTGGTGGCGATCAACGCCGCGTCGATGTCCACCAAGCTCTCCGGCCTGCCGTTCTCCGGGCCGATCGGGGCGACCCGGATGGCGCACGTGGACGGCCAGTGGGTGGCCTTCCCGACCCACGAGGAACTGGGCCGGGCGACCTTCGACATGGTCGTGGCCGGTCGGACGCTGCCGGACGGCGACGTCGCGATCATGATGGTCGAGGCCGAGGCGACCGAGCACACCGTGGCCCTGGTCGCGGGCGGCGCGACCGCACCGACCGAGGAGGTCGTGGCGAGCGGCCTGGAGGCCGCCAAGCCGGCCATCCGCGAGCTGTGCCGCGCGCAGAGCGAGCTGGCCGACGTCGCGGCGAAGCCGGTGGCCGAGTTCCCGATCTTCCTGGACTACCAGGACGACGTCTTCGAGGCGGTCGCCACGGCGGCCCGCAGCGAGGTCGCCGAGGCGCTCAAGATCGCCGGCAAGGCCGAGCGTGAGGAAGCCCTGGACCGGATCAAGGAGCGGGTGCGCGAGCAGCTCGCCGCCGACTACGAGGGCCGCGAGCGCGAGGTCGGCGCCGCCTTCCGGTCGCTGACCAAGTCCGAGGTACGGACCCGGGTGCTGCGCGAGCAGATCCGGATCGACGGCCGGGGGCCGCGTGACATCCGGCCGCTGACCGCCGAGATCCAGGTGCTGCCGCGGGTGCACGGTTCGGCGCTGTTCGAGCGCGGCGAGACGCAGATCCTCGGCGTCACCACGCTCAACATGCTTCGGATGGAGCAGGCGCTGGACACCCTCTCCCCGGAGAAGCACAAGCGCTACATGCACAACTACAACTTCCCGCCGTACTCGACCGGTGAGACCGGCCGGGTCGGTGCGCCGAAGCGCCGCGAGATCGGCCACGGGGCGCTCGCCGAGCGGGCCCTCATCCCGGTGCTGCCGGCGCGGGAGGAGTTCCCGTACGCCATCCGGCAGGTCTCCGAGGCGCTCGGCTCGAACGGCTCCACCAGCATGGGTTCGGTCTGCGCGTCCACCCTGGCGCTGCTGTCCGCCGGTGTGCCGCTCAAGGCGCCGGTCGCCGGCATCGCCATGGGCCTGATCTCGGACGAGGTCGACGGCAAGACCCAGTACGTGACGCTGACCGACATCCTCGGTGCCGAGGACGCGTTCGGTGACATGGACTTCAAGGTCGCCGGCACGCCCGAGTTCGTCACCGCGCTCCAGCTCGACACCAAGCTCGACGGCATCCCGTCGGACGTGCTGGCCGCCGCGTTGCAGCAGGCGCACGAGGCCCGTACCACGATCCTCGGCGTGATGCAGCAGGCGATCGAGGGCCCGGCCACGATGTCGGACTACGCGCCGCGGGTGACCACGGTGAAGATCCCGGTCGACAAGATCGGCATGGTGATCGGGCCGAAGGGCCAGACCATCAACGCGATCCAGGACGAGACCGGCGCCGAGATCTCGATCGAGGACGACGGCACGATCTACGTCGGCGCGACCAACGGCCCGTCGGCCGAGGCCGCGGTGGAGCGGATCAACGCGATCGCCAACCCGACGCTGCCGAAGGTCGGGGACAAGTTCCTCGGCACGGTGGTGAAGACGGCCCCGTTCGGCGCCTTCGTCTCGCTGCTGCCCGGCCGGGACGGTCTGCTGCACATCTCCAAGGTCGGGGACGGCAAGCGGGTCGAGCGGGTCGAGGACTTCCTCAACGTCGGCGACCGGGTCGAGGTGTCGATCGCCGACATCGACGCCCGCGGCAAGATCTACCTGGACAAGGTGCGGCCCGAGGGCGAGGAGGCTCCGGCCGACGCGGACGGCGCCGACCGTCCGGCCAGCCGGGGTGGCGACCGTGGCCCGCGTGACCGTGGCGACCGGGACCGGGGCGACCGTGGCCCGAGCCGTGGTGACGGCGAGGGTGGCGGCGAGGGCGGTGGCGGCGAGCGTCGTCGCCGGGACCGCCGTAGCTGA
- a CDS encoding DHH family phosphoesterase codes for MTGSGSALAQSPADAGPDAADWAAAVAAVRALSPDARVLLICHVNPDGDALGSMLGCALGLRTLGFRQLQATFPGPPGVAEPFAALPGLDLLVPAADAWTDPDLVLCFDAASVSRIGDLADRLDRAGEVVVLDHHASNTRFGRIHLVDPLAAATSVVVEGLLDRLDVPLDREIAECLYVALTTDTGSFRFAMTTPAVHEMAARMLATGIRPEEISRRVFDTRPFGAVRLYGDVLGRAVLEPAAAAGHGLVWTYATLDDLARHQQPAYVLEALIDSVRCTAEADVSCVLKQVAAAEWAVSMRSKGALDVSRVAVALGGGGHRLAAGFTGRGGPAEVIGAIRAELERALTGSEDRG; via the coding sequence GTGACCGGCTCCGGCTCGGCACTCGCCCAGTCACCGGCCGACGCCGGCCCCGACGCGGCTGACTGGGCGGCGGCGGTCGCCGCGGTACGAGCCCTGTCGCCGGACGCGCGGGTGCTGCTGATCTGCCACGTGAACCCGGACGGGGACGCGCTCGGCAGCATGCTCGGCTGCGCCCTCGGCCTGCGTACGCTGGGCTTCCGCCAGCTCCAGGCGACCTTCCCCGGCCCGCCCGGGGTGGCCGAGCCGTTCGCTGCGCTGCCCGGTCTCGACCTGCTCGTGCCGGCCGCCGACGCCTGGACCGACCCGGACCTGGTGCTCTGTTTCGACGCCGCCAGCGTCTCCCGGATCGGCGACCTGGCCGACCGGCTGGATCGGGCCGGCGAGGTGGTGGTGCTGGACCACCACGCCTCGAACACCCGGTTCGGCCGGATCCACCTGGTCGACCCGCTCGCCGCGGCCACCTCGGTGGTGGTGGAGGGTCTGCTCGACCGGTTGGACGTACCGCTGGACCGCGAGATCGCCGAGTGCCTCTACGTGGCGCTGACCACGGACACCGGTTCGTTCCGCTTCGCGATGACCACTCCGGCGGTGCACGAGATGGCCGCCCGGATGCTGGCCACCGGGATCCGGCCGGAGGAGATCTCCCGCCGGGTCTTCGACACCCGGCCGTTCGGGGCCGTCCGGCTCTACGGCGACGTGCTCGGTCGGGCCGTGCTCGAACCGGCCGCCGCCGCCGGCCACGGGCTGGTCTGGACCTATGCCACCCTGGACGACCTGGCCCGGCACCAGCAGCCGGCGTACGTGCTGGAGGCCCTGATCGACTCGGTGCGCTGCACCGCGGAGGCGGACGTGAGCTGCGTGCTGAAGCAGGTGGCGGCGGCCGAGTGGGCGGTCTCGATGCGGAGCAAGGGCGCGCTGGACGTCAGCCGGGTCGCGGTGGCGCTCGGCGGCGGCGGGCACCGGCTGGCGGCCGGCTTCACCGGTCGCGGCGGCCCGGCCGAGGTGATCGGGGCGATCCGGGCCGAGTTGGAGCGGGCCCTGACCGGGTCGGAAGATCGGGGATAG
- a CDS encoding bifunctional riboflavin kinase/FAD synthetase: protein MQRWRGYDGVPGGWGRSVVTIGVFDGVHQGHQAIIGYAAKRARELGVQSVVVTFDPHPSEVVRPGTHPAVLTEPTRRAELIEELGVDVLWVVPFTPEFSRLTAEGFVHNVLVEHLHAALVVVGENFRFGHRAAGDVVLLERLGRTFGFAVEGAPLVARDDTVFSSTYIRACVAAGDVTAATAALGRPHRLDGVVVRGDQRGREIGFPTANLLCHRYAAVPADGIYAARLVRHGGRPGQHPEVLPAAVSIGTNPTFNGRERRIEAYVLDFAGDLYGERLALDFVARLRETRHYDGIEPLVAQINEDVAQVRALLG from the coding sequence ATGCAGCGTTGGCGAGGGTACGACGGGGTGCCGGGCGGCTGGGGCCGGTCGGTGGTGACCATCGGCGTCTTCGACGGGGTGCACCAGGGGCATCAGGCGATCATCGGGTACGCCGCGAAGCGGGCCCGCGAGCTCGGCGTCCAGTCGGTGGTGGTCACCTTCGACCCGCACCCGTCCGAGGTGGTCCGGCCCGGTACGCACCCGGCGGTGCTGACCGAGCCGACCCGGCGGGCGGAGCTGATCGAGGAACTCGGCGTCGACGTGCTCTGGGTGGTGCCGTTCACGCCCGAGTTCTCCCGGCTGACCGCCGAGGGGTTCGTGCACAACGTACTGGTGGAGCACCTGCACGCGGCGCTGGTCGTGGTGGGGGAGAACTTCCGCTTCGGGCACCGGGCCGCCGGTGACGTGGTGCTGCTGGAGCGGCTCGGCCGTACCTTCGGCTTCGCCGTTGAGGGGGCGCCGCTGGTCGCCCGCGACGACACGGTCTTCTCCTCGACGTACATCCGGGCCTGTGTGGCGGCGGGCGACGTGACCGCCGCTACGGCCGCGCTCGGCCGACCGCACCGGCTCGACGGTGTGGTGGTCCGGGGCGACCAGCGGGGGCGGGAGATCGGCTTCCCGACCGCGAACCTGCTCTGCCACCGTTACGCGGCGGTACCGGCGGACGGGATCTACGCCGCCCGGCTGGTCCGCCACGGCGGGCGGCCGGGCCAGCACCCGGAGGTGCTGCCGGCGGCGGTGTCGATCGGCACCAATCCGACGTTCAACGGCCGGGAGCGCCGGATCGAGGCGTACGTGCTCGACTTCGCCGGTGATCTCTACGGCGAGCGGCTGGCGCTGGACTTCGTCGCGCGGCTGCGCGAGACCCGCCACTACGACGGCATCGAACCACTGGTGGCGCAGATCAACGAGGACGTCGCGCAGGTCCGTGCGCTGCTCGGTTGA
- the rpsO gene encoding 30S ribosomal protein S15, with amino-acid sequence MALDQEAKSKIRQEYATVEGDTGSPEVQVAVLTKRIADLTEHLKVHKHDHHSRRGLLLLVGRRRRLLNYMQKKDISRYRTLIERLGLRR; translated from the coding sequence ATGGCGCTCGACCAGGAAGCAAAGAGCAAGATCCGGCAGGAATACGCGACCGTCGAGGGCGACACCGGTTCGCCGGAGGTCCAGGTCGCGGTCCTCACCAAGCGGATCGCCGACCTCACCGAGCACCTCAAGGTGCACAAGCACGACCACCACAGCCGTCGTGGTCTGCTGCTGCTGGTCGGCCGTCGTCGCCGGCTGCTCAACTACATGCAGAAGAAGGACATCAGCCGCTACCGGACGCTCATCGAGCGGCTCGGCCTGCGGAGGTGA
- a CDS encoding MATE family efflux transporter, translated as MSKATVAGPHPSPVSSRRIARLALPALVVLAAEPLYVLVDTAVVGHLGRVPLAALAVAGTVMTLVVWLGTVAAYGTTGRSARRFGAGDRAAAVAEGVQASWLALASGVLIVVVAQVAAGPLARTLAGNDPAVADAAADWLRIAVLGAPGLLLAAAGNGWLRGVQDTRRPLYFVLGPNLLSAALCPLLVYPAGLGLVGSAVANVTAQTLGGLLFVGALVAERVTLRPRPSMILGQLVLSRDLLVRGAAFQASFLSATAVAARFGAASVAAHQIVLQLWFFTALVLDALAIAAQALVGAALGAGDVAGARALASRLALVGGGCGIAFALLVAAGAPVVPSWFSTDPQVREQALVAWPWFVGMQPVAGVVFALDGVLIGAGDLRYMRDLTIVAAVGAFLPAIWAAYALDLGLGGIWAGLALFLLVRLAGLLLRLRNDAWSTPGPTR; from the coding sequence ATGAGCAAAGCCACCGTCGCCGGTCCGCACCCGTCACCGGTCAGCTCGCGCCGGATCGCCCGGCTGGCCCTGCCCGCCCTGGTGGTGCTCGCCGCCGAACCGCTCTACGTGCTGGTGGACACCGCCGTGGTGGGCCACCTGGGCCGGGTGCCGTTGGCCGCACTGGCGGTCGCCGGCACGGTGATGACCCTGGTCGTCTGGCTCGGCACGGTCGCCGCGTACGGCACCACCGGCCGATCGGCCCGCCGGTTCGGTGCCGGTGACCGCGCCGCTGCGGTGGCCGAGGGCGTACAGGCATCGTGGCTGGCGCTGGCGAGCGGCGTACTGATAGTGGTTGTGGCCCAGGTCGCGGCCGGCCCCCTGGCGCGGACGCTGGCCGGGAACGACCCGGCGGTCGCCGATGCCGCCGCCGACTGGCTGCGGATCGCCGTGCTCGGCGCGCCCGGCCTGCTGCTCGCGGCGGCCGGCAACGGCTGGCTGCGCGGCGTGCAGGACACCCGGCGCCCGCTGTACTTCGTGCTCGGCCCCAACCTGCTCTCCGCGGCCCTCTGCCCGCTGCTGGTCTACCCGGCCGGGCTCGGGCTGGTCGGCAGCGCGGTCGCCAACGTGACCGCACAGACCCTCGGCGGGCTCCTCTTCGTCGGCGCGCTGGTCGCCGAGCGGGTGACGCTGCGTCCCCGGCCGTCGATGATCCTCGGACAGCTCGTCCTCAGCCGGGACCTGCTGGTACGCGGAGCGGCCTTCCAGGCCAGCTTCCTGTCCGCCACCGCCGTCGCCGCCCGGTTCGGGGCCGCCTCCGTCGCCGCCCACCAGATCGTCCTGCAACTGTGGTTCTTCACCGCGCTGGTCCTGGACGCGTTGGCCATCGCCGCGCAGGCGCTGGTCGGTGCCGCACTCGGCGCCGGTGACGTGGCCGGCGCGCGGGCCCTGGCCAGTCGGCTCGCCCTGGTCGGCGGCGGCTGTGGGATCGCCTTCGCGCTGCTGGTCGCCGCCGGGGCTCCGGTGGTTCCGTCCTGGTTCAGCACCGACCCGCAGGTACGCGAACAGGCGCTGGTCGCGTGGCCGTGGTTCGTCGGCATGCAGCCGGTGGCCGGCGTCGTGTTCGCCCTGGACGGGGTGCTGATCGGCGCGGGTGACCTGCGTTACATGCGGGACCTCACCATCGTCGCGGCGGTCGGCGCCTTCCTACCCGCGATCTGGGCCGCATACGCCCTGGACCTCGGGCTAGGCGGAATCTGGGCCGGACTGGCCCTATTCCTACTGGTACGCCTAGCCGGCCTACTCCTACGCCTACGCAACGACGCCTGGTCAACCCCCGGCCCCACCCGCTGA
- the rbfA gene encoding 30S ribosome-binding factor RbfA encodes MTDPAKVRRHAERVRELVASVVRTQIKDPRLGMITITDARITADLREATVFYTVLGDATEQASTAAALESAKGLLRSTVGKALGLRHSPSLAFVLDNVQDQVKHIDDLIAVARSADEEVQRRAANAAYAGDAQPYKLDEDEDEDSDDDESDSDVPAVDPGDRR; translated from the coding sequence ATGACGGACCCGGCCAAGGTACGCCGGCACGCCGAGCGTGTCCGGGAGCTGGTGGCTTCCGTGGTGCGTACGCAGATCAAGGATCCCCGGCTCGGCATGATCACGATCACCGATGCCCGGATCACCGCCGATCTGCGGGAAGCCACGGTCTTCTACACCGTGCTCGGTGACGCCACCGAACAGGCATCCACCGCCGCCGCGTTGGAAAGTGCCAAGGGACTGCTGCGCAGCACCGTCGGCAAGGCCCTCGGGCTGCGCCACTCACCGTCCCTGGCCTTCGTCCTGGACAACGTGCAGGACCAGGTCAAGCACATCGACGACCTGATCGCCGTGGCCCGCAGCGCGGACGAGGAGGTGCAGCGGCGGGCGGCCAATGCGGCGTACGCCGGTGACGCCCAGCCGTACAAGCTGGACGAGGACGAGGACGAGGACTCCGACGACGACGAGTCCGACTCCGACGTCCCGGCGGTCGACCCCGGTGACCGGCGGTGA
- the truB gene encoding tRNA pseudouridine(55) synthase TruB, translating into MSVDGLIVVDKPSGMTSHDVVARIRRFAKTRRVGHGGTLDPMATGVLVIGVNRATRLLTYVIGAGKRYTATIRLGQSTITDDAEGDVVTEASASGVTDEQVRAGLLPLTGEIDQVPSAVSAIKVDGQRAYKRVRDGEAVTLAARRVTISRLDLIEVRRPTPELVDLDVDVTCSSGTYIRAIARDLGVALGVGGHLTALRRTAVGGFDLAEAVTLDELAQREPQDVVSLPVEAAARRFFTSRQADATEAKVLSHGGPLEPAGIDGPYAVFDPDGGLIAIVSERDGRARAEIVLAPA; encoded by the coding sequence GTGAGTGTTGACGGGTTGATCGTGGTGGACAAGCCCAGCGGCATGACGTCGCACGATGTGGTGGCGCGGATCCGCCGGTTCGCCAAAACCCGCCGGGTCGGGCACGGCGGCACCCTGGACCCGATGGCGACCGGGGTGCTGGTGATCGGCGTGAACCGGGCGACCCGGCTGCTGACCTATGTGATCGGCGCGGGCAAGCGGTACACCGCCACGATCCGGCTCGGCCAGTCGACGATCACCGACGACGCCGAGGGGGACGTGGTCACCGAGGCGTCCGCGAGCGGTGTCACCGACGAGCAGGTCCGCGCCGGCCTGCTCCCGCTGACCGGCGAGATCGACCAGGTGCCCAGCGCGGTCAGCGCGATCAAGGTGGACGGGCAGCGGGCGTACAAGCGGGTGCGTGACGGCGAGGCGGTGACGCTGGCGGCCCGTCGGGTCACCATCTCCCGGCTGGACCTGATCGAGGTGCGGCGCCCGACCCCCGAACTGGTGGATCTCGACGTCGACGTGACCTGCTCCTCCGGGACGTACATCCGGGCGATCGCCCGGGACCTCGGGGTGGCGCTCGGGGTCGGCGGGCACCTGACCGCGCTGCGGCGTACCGCCGTGGGCGGCTTCGACCTGGCCGAGGCGGTGACCCTGGACGAGTTGGCGCAACGGGAGCCGCAGGACGTGGTCAGCCTGCCGGTCGAGGCGGCCGCCCGGCGGTTCTTCACCTCCCGGCAGGCCGACGCCACCGAGGCGAAGGTGCTCTCGCACGGAGGTCCGCTGGAACCGGCCGGCATCGACGGGCCGTACGCGGTGTTCGACCCGGACGGCGGCCTGATCGCTATCGTCAGCGAGCGGGACGGCCGGGCCCGCGCGGAGATCGTGCTCGCCCCGGCCTGA
- a CDS encoding DUF503 domain-containing protein has protein sequence MFTGTAVFDVLLPGDSRSLKEKRSYVRPVVAALRRFEVSVAEVGGLDLHGRAQIAVAVVAAEAGHVGEVLDNCERLVAGRPELELLSVRRRLYGEDD, from the coding sequence ATGTTTACTGGAACCGCGGTTTTCGACGTATTGCTGCCGGGGGATTCCCGGTCGCTGAAAGAAAAGCGCTCCTATGTCCGCCCGGTCGTGGCGGCACTGCGCCGGTTCGAGGTCTCGGTCGCCGAGGTGGGCGGTCTGGACCTGCACGGGCGGGCCCAGATCGCGGTCGCCGTGGTGGCCGCGGAGGCCGGTCATGTCGGTGAGGTGCTCGACAACTGCGAGCGCCTGGTCGCCGGTCGGCCCGAGCTCGAACTGCTGTCGGTCCGGCGGAGGCTGTACGGCGAGGACGACTGA
- a CDS encoding DUF6186 family protein: protein MNATRLLAIGGFLLAFVLLAVIEWAARREGSRIPTLGDVCALVMRYEVGPVPVGRIGLFGFWWWLGWHFFAR from the coding sequence ATGAACGCGACCCGGCTGCTGGCGATCGGCGGGTTCCTGCTGGCCTTCGTCCTGCTCGCGGTGATCGAGTGGGCGGCCCGGCGGGAGGGCTCGCGGATCCCTACTCTCGGTGACGTCTGTGCCCTGGTGATGCGGTACGAGGTGGGCCCGGTGCCGGTGGGCCGGATCGGCCTGTTCGGGTTCTGGTGGTGGCTGGGCTGGCACTTCTTTGCCCGCTGA